One window of Cellulomonas shaoxiangyii genomic DNA carries:
- a CDS encoding Rne/Rng family ribonuclease, with product MSPENTPDISTDATTTGGEAPTRRRRRVTRDVVTPPIAGSTGTTGEPAAPATEPSAPAAQTAPVAAPAPAAESEPAPAAVADPASAQAPAAPARARRSRRVTRTVVLPDTAAQADVATPAVEATPTAVEETDEAAAELAAAELAAAESAPAETPAPRARRSRRKTAAPVEAPDAAAPVDGEPVAAEPVAPQTSATEVPVAEAPAADETAEAPAKKAPRRRASRRATASVEDAGIDTALETTAAAPSAADETVTQGRAPQLDVLAELGGVRTESAPETSAPTRARLATTAVLFQAPDPAARPRRRRAQVATGSPEEISQAAQTAEQSAADERAAAQAATAEPAAAEPDATTPAAEENEGAGRSRRRGRGGRGRSRRAADDAIEQEATVGAEEPDDDAAPVPDDLPAEVDLDAEAADDDEDEDGTPRRRRRRGGRGRRGRAETADDDDAEGSPGAGDVTDTDTDTDTDADTDADRETDHDDAAGDDDAGGSSRRRRRRRRGTRGEAAVEEPRRSRPAGDEVTALRGSTRLEAKRQRRREGRDAGRRRQIITEAEFLARRESVERSMIVRERHGRTQIAVLEDGVLVEHYVSNQAQSSMVGNVYLGRVQNVLPSMEAAFVDVGKGRNAVLYAGEVNWDAAGLEGQPRRIEQALKSGDPVLVQVTKDPIGHKGARLTSQVTLAGRYLVYVPGGGMTGISRKLPDTERSRLKKILRDVVPDSAGVIVRTAAEGASEAELRADVVRLQAQWEAIEKKARTATAPALLQGEPDMAIRVVRDIFNDDFSSLVVEGEDEWTAISSYVGELAPDLAARVSKWTGTQDVFSVHRVDEQLAKGMDRKVWLPSGGSLVIDRTEAMTVIDVNTGKFTGAGGTLEETVTRNNLEAAEEIVRQLRLRDIGGIIVIDFIDMVLESNRDLVLRRLVECLGRDRTKHQVAEVTSLGLVQMTRKRVGQGLVEAFSETCEHCHGRGFVVHADPIEKNGRPDAGAPQAPEGESKRARRKRGSGGATAEPTAAAAATVPVLPEAREAVKATLATIAAAAAHAHEHEHEHEQVRTEVVVTAEGADDADHDDAHHDDAAGFVVEETVVDVTTEVVVEAEVGPGAPAGAQPALDVLAELAAAGVASAPRRRGRATRVQAAPADAPAPASPPAPAAPAPEDAVLELHAVAPEVFETADDDETDAAVADAVADVAAEDEAVPGGPAQGEPGEE from the coding sequence GTGAGCCCCGAGAACACCCCCGACATCTCCACCGACGCCACGACCACGGGGGGAGAGGCGCCGACCCGGCGCCGACGCCGCGTGACACGCGACGTCGTGACCCCGCCGATCGCCGGGTCGACCGGCACGACCGGGGAGCCCGCCGCTCCGGCGACCGAGCCGTCGGCCCCCGCGGCCCAGACCGCCCCCGTGGCCGCCCCGGCGCCCGCCGCCGAGTCCGAGCCGGCGCCCGCGGCTGTCGCCGACCCGGCGTCCGCCCAGGCCCCCGCCGCTCCGGCCCGCGCGCGCCGCTCGCGCCGTGTCACCCGCACCGTCGTGCTGCCCGACACCGCCGCGCAGGCCGACGTCGCCACGCCGGCCGTCGAGGCGACGCCCACGGCCGTCGAGGAGACGGACGAGGCGGCCGCCGAGCTGGCCGCCGCCGAGCTGGCCGCCGCCGAGTCGGCGCCGGCCGAGACGCCCGCGCCCCGCGCGCGCCGCAGCCGCCGCAAGACGGCCGCGCCCGTGGAGGCGCCCGACGCCGCCGCGCCGGTCGACGGTGAGCCGGTCGCCGCCGAGCCGGTCGCTCCCCAGACGTCCGCCACAGAGGTGCCGGTCGCCGAGGCACCGGCGGCTGACGAGACGGCCGAGGCGCCCGCGAAGAAGGCGCCCCGCCGCCGCGCGTCACGGCGCGCGACTGCGTCGGTCGAGGACGCCGGCATCGACACCGCCCTCGAGACGACGGCCGCCGCCCCGTCGGCCGCCGACGAGACCGTGACGCAGGGTCGGGCGCCGCAGCTCGACGTGCTCGCGGAGCTGGGCGGTGTCCGCACCGAGTCCGCCCCCGAGACCAGCGCGCCCACACGGGCGCGGCTCGCCACGACCGCCGTGCTGTTCCAGGCGCCCGACCCCGCGGCACGTCCCCGCCGTCGGCGCGCGCAGGTCGCCACGGGCTCCCCGGAGGAGATCTCGCAGGCCGCGCAGACGGCCGAGCAGAGCGCCGCCGACGAGCGCGCCGCCGCGCAGGCGGCCACCGCCGAGCCGGCCGCCGCCGAGCCCGACGCCACGACGCCCGCCGCCGAGGAGAACGAGGGCGCCGGCCGCTCGCGCCGCCGAGGCCGCGGGGGGCGGGGCCGCAGCCGCCGTGCCGCGGACGACGCGATCGAGCAGGAGGCGACCGTCGGCGCCGAGGAGCCCGACGACGACGCCGCGCCCGTGCCGGACGACCTCCCCGCCGAGGTCGACCTCGACGCCGAGGCGGCGGACGACGACGAGGACGAGGACGGCACGCCCCGCCGCCGTCGTCGTCGGGGCGGACGCGGTCGCCGGGGGCGCGCGGAGACCGCGGACGACGACGACGCCGAGGGCTCCCCGGGCGCGGGCGACGTCACGGACACCGACACCGACACCGACACCGACGCCGACACCGACGCCGACCGCGAGACGGACCACGACGACGCCGCGGGTGACGACGACGCCGGCGGGTCGAGCCGTCGGCGCCGCCGGCGCCGTCGGGGTACGCGTGGCGAGGCAGCGGTCGAGGAGCCGCGTCGCTCGCGGCCCGCGGGCGACGAGGTCACGGCCCTGCGGGGCTCCACCCGGCTCGAGGCGAAGCGCCAGCGCCGCCGGGAGGGCCGCGACGCCGGCCGCCGCCGCCAGATCATCACCGAGGCCGAGTTCCTCGCGCGCCGCGAGTCGGTCGAGCGCTCGATGATCGTGCGCGAGCGCCACGGCCGCACCCAGATCGCCGTGCTCGAGGACGGCGTGCTCGTCGAGCACTACGTCTCCAACCAGGCGCAGTCGTCGATGGTGGGCAACGTCTACCTCGGCCGCGTGCAGAACGTGCTCCCGAGCATGGAGGCCGCGTTCGTCGACGTCGGCAAGGGCCGCAACGCCGTGCTGTACGCCGGCGAGGTCAACTGGGACGCCGCGGGCCTGGAGGGCCAGCCGCGCCGCATCGAGCAGGCGCTGAAGTCGGGCGACCCGGTGCTCGTGCAGGTGACGAAGGACCCGATCGGGCACAAGGGCGCGCGCCTGACGAGCCAGGTCACGCTCGCCGGCCGCTACCTCGTGTACGTGCCGGGCGGCGGCATGACGGGCATCAGCCGCAAGCTGCCCGACACCGAGCGCTCGCGCCTGAAGAAGATCCTGCGTGACGTCGTGCCCGACTCGGCGGGCGTGATCGTGCGCACCGCCGCCGAGGGGGCGAGCGAGGCCGAGCTGCGCGCCGACGTCGTCCGGCTGCAGGCGCAGTGGGAGGCCATCGAGAAGAAGGCCCGCACGGCGACGGCCCCGGCGCTGCTGCAGGGTGAGCCGGACATGGCCATCCGGGTCGTGCGCGACATCTTCAACGACGACTTCTCCTCGCTCGTCGTCGAGGGCGAGGACGAGTGGACGGCCATCTCCTCGTACGTCGGTGAGCTCGCGCCCGACCTGGCCGCACGCGTCTCGAAGTGGACGGGCACGCAGGACGTGTTCTCGGTCCACCGCGTCGACGAGCAGCTCGCCAAGGGCATGGACCGCAAGGTCTGGTTGCCCTCGGGCGGCTCGCTCGTGATCGACCGCACCGAGGCCATGACGGTCATCGACGTCAACACCGGCAAGTTCACCGGCGCCGGCGGCACTCTCGAGGAGACGGTGACGCGCAACAACCTCGAGGCGGCGGAGGAGATCGTCCGCCAGCTGAGGCTGCGCGACATCGGCGGGATCATCGTCATCGACTTCATCGACATGGTCCTCGAGTCCAACCGCGACCTCGTGCTGCGGCGCCTGGTCGAGTGCCTCGGCCGGGACCGGACGAAGCACCAGGTCGCCGAGGTGACCTCGCTCGGCCTCGTCCAGATGACGCGCAAGCGCGTGGGCCAGGGCCTCGTCGAGGCGTTCAGCGAGACGTGCGAGCACTGCCACGGGCGCGGCTTCGTCGTGCACGCGGACCCCATCGAGAAGAACGGCCGCCCCGACGCGGGCGCGCCGCAGGCGCCGGAGGGCGAGTCCAAGCGGGCGCGCCGCAAGCGCGGCAGCGGCGGTGCCACGGCCGAGCCGACCGCGGCGGCGGCGGCGACCGTGCCGGTCCTGCCCGAGGCGCGCGAGGCGGTCAAGGCCACGCTGGCGACCATCGCGGCCGCCGCGGCGCACGCCCACGAGCACGAGCACGAGCACGAGCAGGTGCGGACCGAGGTGGTCGTCACCGCCGAGGGCGCGGACGACGCCGACCACGACGACGCGCACCACGACGACGCCGCGGGCTTCGTCGTCGAGGAGACCGTGGTCGACGTGACGACGGAGGTCGTCGTCGAGGCCGAGGTCGGGCCGGGCGCGCCCGCGGGCGCCCAGCCGGCGCTCGACGTGCTGGCCGAGCTCGCCGCCGCGGGCGTCGCCTCGGCGCCCCGCCGCCGCGGTCGGGCCACGCGGGTGCAGGCGGCGCCCGCGGACGCCCCCGCACCGGCGTCGCCGCCCGCGCCGGCCGCGCCGGCCCCGGAGGACGCCGTGCTCGAGCTGCACGCCGTGGCGCCGGAGGTCTTCGAGACCGCCGACGACGACGAGACCGACGCGGCGGTCGCGGACGCGGTGGCCGACGTGGCCGCCGAGGACGAGGCCGTACCGGGTGGGCCGGCGCAGGGCGAGCCCGGCGAGGAGTGA
- the rplU gene encoding 50S ribosomal protein L21 has translation MVYAIVKAGGRQEKVAVGDVVVVDRLAAGTGSTVQLPALLLVDGEKVTTDAAALAAVTVTAEVVRDEKGPKIDILKYKNKTGYRKRQGHRQKLTRLKVTGIQ, from the coding sequence GTGGTGTACGCGATCGTGAAGGCCGGCGGCCGCCAGGAGAAGGTCGCCGTGGGCGACGTCGTCGTCGTCGACCGCCTCGCCGCGGGGACGGGGTCGACGGTCCAGCTCCCGGCGCTCCTGCTCGTCGACGGCGAGAAGGTCACGACCGACGCTGCGGCCCTGGCCGCGGTGACGGTGACGGCGGAGGTCGTGCGGGACGAGAAGGGTCCCAAGATCGACATCCTCAAGTACAAGAACAAGACCGGTTACCGCAAGCGCCAGGGTCACCGTCAGAAGCTGACCCGCCTGAAGGTCACCGGCATCCAGTGA
- the rpmA gene encoding 50S ribosomal protein L27: MAHKKGASSSRNGRDSNAQRLGVKRFGGQVVKAGEIIVRQRGTHFHPGANVGRGGDDTLFALTAGAVAFGTRRGRKVVDIVAADA; this comes from the coding sequence ATGGCACACAAGAAGGGCGCGAGCTCCTCGCGCAACGGTCGCGACTCGAACGCGCAGCGCCTCGGCGTCAAGCGCTTCGGCGGTCAGGTCGTCAAGGCCGGCGAGATCATCGTCCGCCAGCGCGGCACCCACTTCCACCCGGGCGCGAACGTCGGCCGTGGCGGCGACGACACGCTGTTCGCGCTGACCGCCGGCGCGGTCGCGTTCGGCACGCGTCGCGGCCGCAAGGTCGTCGACATCGTCGCCGCGGACGCCTGA